In the genome of Microbacterium saperdae, one region contains:
- a CDS encoding enolase C-terminal domain-like protein, whose product MKITRIEIRRVPPSWVWLLIHTDDGRVGIGEPYLEGHANSVIAEVERLAPLLIGADPMRREHLWEEMYRAGVGYRGGPITLSAISGIDMALWDIAGKALDAPVHQLLGGAVRDRVRMYRATSFRPPYTVEPGLPYRAAPPSAASVPDEPTAWAAAARQSVDWGFNALKLHFNLGSLESTNRIDSVVERFAAVRAEVGDDFDLAVDIHDPHHRLAIQLIQALEPLRPMFVEEPVPQEQIGAIDHVAQHTSAALAAGERWMGRWPFFEALKNRSLSVVQPDLAHAGGITECRKIAALAQAVDATVALHCPLSPIALAASIQLDAALPNFLIQEHNEILDSRTADGRTLIGHGYLKDPFELGVDGCVAVPSGPGLGIELDLDGLEEVSRHPWSTERG is encoded by the coding sequence GTGAAGATCACCAGGATCGAGATCCGCCGTGTGCCCCCGAGCTGGGTGTGGCTGCTGATCCATACGGATGACGGCCGCGTGGGTATCGGAGAGCCCTACCTCGAAGGGCACGCGAACAGCGTCATCGCCGAGGTCGAGCGCCTCGCGCCGCTGCTGATCGGGGCTGACCCGATGCGGCGCGAGCATCTCTGGGAGGAGATGTATCGGGCGGGCGTCGGCTACCGCGGCGGACCGATCACCCTGAGCGCGATCAGCGGCATCGACATGGCGCTGTGGGACATCGCCGGCAAGGCGCTCGATGCCCCCGTGCATCAGCTGCTCGGCGGAGCGGTGCGCGACCGGGTGCGCATGTATCGCGCGACCAGCTTCAGGCCTCCGTACACCGTGGAGCCGGGCCTGCCATACCGGGCCGCCCCGCCGAGCGCCGCCTCTGTGCCCGACGAACCGACCGCCTGGGCAGCCGCCGCCCGGCAGAGTGTCGACTGGGGCTTCAACGCCCTGAAGTTGCACTTCAACCTGGGTTCTCTCGAGAGTACGAACCGAATCGATTCCGTCGTCGAGCGCTTCGCGGCCGTTCGTGCGGAGGTCGGCGATGACTTCGACCTCGCGGTGGACATCCACGATCCGCACCACCGGCTGGCGATCCAGCTCATCCAGGCGTTGGAGCCGTTGCGCCCGATGTTCGTCGAGGAGCCGGTGCCGCAGGAGCAGATCGGTGCCATCGACCACGTCGCTCAGCACACCTCGGCGGCGCTCGCCGCCGGAGAGCGGTGGATGGGGAGGTGGCCGTTCTTCGAAGCTCTCAAGAACCGCTCTCTGTCGGTCGTGCAGCCGGATCTGGCGCACGCCGGTGGCATCACCGAGTGCCGCAAGATCGCCGCGCTCGCGCAGGCCGTCGACGCGACGGTGGCCTTGCACTGTCCGCTGAGTCCCATCGCGCTGGCCGCGTCGATCCAACTCGATGCGGCGCTGCCGAACTTCCTCATCCAGGAGCACAACGAGATCCTGGACAGTCGCACCGCCGACGGCCGCACCCTCATCGGTCACGGTTACCTCAAGGATCCCTTCGAGCTGGGCGTGGATGGCTGCGTGGCAGTTCCGAGTGGCCCGGGGCTGGGGATCGAACTCGACCTCGACGGCTTGGAAGAGGTTTCGCGGCACCCGTGGTCGACTGAACGCGGGTGA
- a CDS encoding glycoside hydrolase family 127 protein translates to MTQPSSTDSLPTHTLRGAGEGPVLPLAATTLRPLPFGAVTLTEGFLADLQSSNAATSIARGEAHLESEGAFANFVNTAAGDYDGEYHGPAFEDSEVYKWLEAVAWERGRGGEAPKLDDALTHYTGIVAAAQEDDGYLNTYIQIGDLRSHRYESLGFDHEIFNVGALIQSAVAQYRTTGRADLLQVAQAAADHLSETFGPDAWQTTCGHPVIEMALVELYRTTGITRYLDQALFFLDVRGKATVVDPDGNFDATYFCDRVPVRQTTSPEGHAVRAMYLAAGATDIAIETQDAALLDTMQTQWTNMVESKMYVNGSIGSEWHGEAFGEPYDLPSDTAYGETCAAIASIQWSWRLLLATGDARYADLMERQFYNAVLSGISRDGDSYFYVNALQVRSDAVPDDYRRPITGRLHWFGTSCCPTNLMRTIATIHEYVASTSATGVQVHQFASAHISGEVEGHPIEIAMRTNYPWSGEVTIEILRAPATPFDIDIRIPSWAHDAVLQSEGRAVTATPGEYARITRTWSAGDVVSLSLPFDPVAVPGRDIVDAERGSLAIQRGPLIFAAEHLDQPDGIVLDDVSVAGELTVEHRDDILGGIDTVVVPAVDASGAVLGSVTTIPYFLWANRVVGPMRVWLPKA, encoded by the coding sequence ATGACGCAGCCCTCTTCCACGGACTCACTCCCGACGCACACCCTCCGCGGGGCGGGCGAAGGCCCGGTGCTCCCCCTCGCCGCGACGACTCTCCGCCCCCTTCCGTTCGGCGCCGTCACGCTGACGGAGGGGTTCCTCGCCGACCTCCAGTCATCGAACGCCGCGACCTCGATCGCACGCGGCGAGGCTCATCTGGAAAGCGAAGGCGCATTCGCGAACTTCGTGAACACGGCGGCGGGAGATTACGACGGCGAGTACCACGGACCTGCCTTCGAAGACAGCGAGGTCTACAAGTGGCTCGAAGCTGTCGCCTGGGAACGCGGGCGTGGGGGCGAGGCCCCGAAGCTCGACGACGCTCTCACGCACTACACGGGGATCGTCGCCGCCGCACAGGAGGACGACGGCTACCTGAACACCTATATCCAGATCGGGGATCTCCGCTCGCACCGGTACGAGTCACTCGGCTTCGATCACGAGATCTTCAACGTCGGCGCTCTCATCCAGTCGGCGGTCGCCCAGTACCGCACCACCGGGCGCGCCGACCTTCTGCAGGTCGCGCAGGCTGCCGCTGACCACTTGAGCGAGACCTTCGGGCCGGACGCCTGGCAGACGACCTGTGGCCATCCGGTGATCGAGATGGCCCTGGTGGAGCTCTACCGCACCACGGGAATCACCCGGTATCTCGACCAGGCTCTCTTCTTCCTCGACGTCCGCGGAAAGGCGACGGTGGTCGACCCGGATGGCAACTTCGACGCGACGTACTTCTGCGACCGCGTGCCTGTCCGGCAGACGACGTCACCGGAGGGCCACGCCGTGCGCGCGATGTACCTCGCCGCCGGAGCGACGGACATCGCAATCGAGACGCAGGATGCCGCGCTGCTCGACACCATGCAGACCCAGTGGACGAACATGGTCGAATCGAAGATGTACGTCAACGGATCCATCGGCTCCGAATGGCACGGCGAAGCATTCGGCGAGCCCTACGACCTGCCGTCGGACACGGCCTACGGCGAGACCTGCGCGGCGATCGCATCGATCCAGTGGAGCTGGCGCCTGCTGCTGGCCACGGGCGACGCCCGTTACGCCGACCTGATGGAACGTCAGTTCTACAACGCCGTGTTGTCCGGCATCTCCCGCGATGGCGACTCCTACTTCTACGTCAACGCCCTGCAAGTACGCTCCGATGCGGTGCCCGACGACTACCGCCGCCCGATCACGGGGCGGCTGCACTGGTTCGGCACTTCGTGCTGCCCGACCAACCTGATGCGGACGATCGCGACGATCCATGAGTATGTCGCCTCGACCAGCGCCACCGGCGTGCAGGTTCACCAGTTCGCCTCCGCGCACATCAGCGGCGAGGTGGAGGGCCATCCGATCGAGATCGCGATGCGGACGAACTACCCCTGGAGCGGCGAGGTGACGATCGAGATCCTGCGAGCGCCGGCAACGCCGTTCGACATCGACATCCGCATTCCGTCCTGGGCGCACGACGCTGTTCTGCAGAGCGAGGGCCGCGCCGTCACGGCCACACCGGGCGAGTACGCCCGCATCACCCGCACCTGGTCTGCCGGCGATGTGGTCAGCCTCTCGCTGCCCTTCGACCCCGTGGCCGTGCCTGGACGCGACATCGTTGACGCCGAACGAGGTTCCCTGGCCATTCAGCGGGGCCCGCTGATCTTCGCCGCAGAGCACCTCGATCAGCCCGACGGCATCGTGCTCGACGACGTCTCCGTCGCCGGCGAACTCACCGTCGAACATCGAGATGACATCCTCGGCGGTATCGATACCGTCGTCGTACCCGCCGTCGACGCCTCCGGCGCGGTGCTCGGCTCCGTCACGACGATCCCCTACTTCCTCTGGGCGAACCGCGTCGTGGGGCCGATGCGCGTCTGGTTGCCGAAGGCCTGA
- a CDS encoding class I mannose-6-phosphate isomerase: MEPVLLSSNQPPGRFYRGGRRIADFRGDRTPPPNTPEDWVGSTTSVRGESPTGMTRLADGRLLSDVIRDSPSDWLGPAHVASYGDDTMLLVKLLDAGQRLPIHAHPDGTFAADHLSAAHGKAEAWYILTPGTVHLGLTRAVDAAELRQMVEAQDSSALLNLMHEIPVRPGDTVFVPTGVLHAIGSGILLVEVQEPEDLSILLEWDGFDLDGVRDGHLGLGFDVALTAVETRARTEDDIRALVRRDVSSGPTLASGAEHYFRLDRVDGRATFPAGFSLIVALEPAELEFASEARHSLRPGTTMLVPFAAGPFDLAGSALVARPPQV; encoded by the coding sequence ATGGAACCCGTTCTTCTCTCCTCGAACCAGCCGCCGGGCCGCTTCTACCGAGGCGGCCGACGCATCGCCGACTTCCGCGGCGACCGGACGCCCCCACCGAACACCCCCGAGGACTGGGTCGGGTCCACCACGAGCGTTCGGGGCGAGTCCCCCACCGGGATGACGCGGCTCGCCGACGGGCGACTGCTGTCCGACGTCATCCGCGACTCCCCGTCCGATTGGCTCGGCCCCGCGCACGTCGCGTCCTACGGCGACGACACGATGCTGCTCGTCAAACTCCTCGATGCGGGGCAACGGCTTCCGATCCATGCGCACCCCGATGGCACCTTCGCCGCGGATCACCTCTCCGCTGCGCACGGCAAGGCGGAGGCGTGGTACATCCTGACGCCCGGAACGGTGCACCTCGGGCTGACCCGCGCGGTCGATGCCGCCGAGCTGCGGCAGATGGTCGAAGCCCAGGACTCCTCCGCGCTGCTGAACCTCATGCACGAGATCCCGGTACGCCCCGGAGACACCGTATTCGTACCCACCGGAGTGCTCCATGCGATCGGTTCCGGCATCCTGCTCGTCGAAGTGCAGGAGCCTGAAGATCTCTCCATCCTGCTCGAGTGGGACGGCTTCGACCTCGACGGCGTCCGCGACGGCCATCTCGGCCTGGGCTTCGACGTCGCTCTCACCGCTGTGGAGACTCGGGCACGCACCGAGGACGACATCCGGGCCCTCGTGCGGCGCGACGTGTCATCCGGCCCCACCCTCGCGTCCGGGGCGGAGCACTACTTCCGGCTCGATCGGGTGGACGGGCGCGCCACATTCCCTGCCGGCTTCAGCCTCATCGTCGCGCTGGAGCCCGCCGAGCTCGAGTTCGCTTCGGAGGCGCGCCACTCTCTGCGGCCGGGGACGACGATGCTGGTCCCGTTCGCCGCAGGACCCTTCGACCTCGCCGGCTCCGCCCTGGTCGCGCGCCCTCCGCAGGTCTGA
- a CDS encoding carbohydrate kinase family protein — protein MPSIAVAGHICLDITPQVRASVDIRPGQIIEIGPAAVSAGGSVANTGGVLADLGADITPFATIGADEFGTLLRSRLESRGFPIATLDVSDHLATSYSLVIEKPGLDRTFWQHTGANDEFDGTGIPVNSFDLLHVGYPSLLPALRSDHGRPLHELFARARSAGTTTSLDLAVVDHTADASRDDWKPTLRSVFSECDIASPSLDDLTSALGIDEPYSPQLVDSLSEQILAHGVAVIAISAGRHGLHLRTGSAARLRGAGRALAPIADLWADRTLTLPPYAVPHHATTNGAGDASTAGLLFAISQGASPDQALALAAACSAAVISGRRPDGDAICSIDATLAPLFTR, from the coding sequence ATGCCCTCGATCGCCGTCGCCGGCCACATCTGCCTCGACATCACCCCCCAGGTCCGGGCGAGCGTCGACATCCGCCCCGGACAGATCATCGAGATCGGTCCTGCCGCGGTCTCCGCCGGCGGATCCGTCGCCAACACCGGCGGCGTTCTCGCCGACCTCGGCGCGGACATCACCCCGTTCGCCACGATCGGGGCCGACGAGTTCGGCACTCTCCTGCGGTCCCGCCTCGAGTCCCGAGGATTCCCCATCGCCACTCTCGACGTCTCCGACCACCTCGCCACGTCCTACAGCCTGGTGATCGAGAAGCCGGGACTGGATCGCACGTTCTGGCAGCACACGGGCGCCAACGACGAGTTCGATGGAACCGGCATCCCGGTCAACTCCTTCGACCTTCTCCATGTCGGCTATCCGAGCCTCCTCCCCGCACTGCGCAGCGACCACGGCCGCCCGTTGCACGAGCTGTTCGCGCGCGCACGCTCGGCCGGCACGACGACGTCACTCGACCTCGCGGTGGTCGACCACACCGCCGACGCCTCCCGCGACGACTGGAAGCCGACGCTGCGGTCCGTGTTCTCGGAGTGCGACATCGCGAGCCCGAGTCTCGACGACCTCACCTCCGCCCTCGGCATCGATGAGCCGTACTCTCCGCAGCTCGTCGACTCCCTGTCGGAGCAGATCCTCGCGCACGGCGTGGCGGTGATCGCGATCTCCGCAGGGCGACACGGACTCCACCTGCGCACGGGGTCCGCTGCGAGGCTCCGTGGCGCAGGCAGAGCTCTCGCCCCGATCGCCGACCTCTGGGCGGACCGCACGCTCACGCTGCCGCCCTACGCCGTGCCGCATCACGCCACCACCAACGGCGCGGGCGACGCGAGCACCGCCGGCCTGCTGTTCGCGATCAGTCAGGGCGCATCGCCCGATCAGGCGCTCGCGCTCGCGGCGGCCTGCTCGGCAGCCGTGATCAGCGGGCGGCGCCCGGATGGCGACGCGATCTGCTCCATCGACGCCACACTCGCGCCTCTGTTCACCCGCTGA
- a CDS encoding class I fructose-bisphosphate aldolase → MSQFRLNRLFNPSSGRALDVAVDHGFFGEPSFVRGIEDMDAVVATLVRANPDAIQLTLGQARILQSIPGKLKPALVLRTDVANVYGNPLDDHIFSHHVPHAVEEAVRLDAVAICANLMDLPGRAEIREANILSIMALREQATRFNMPLMIEPLVMQDNAKAGGGYMVDGDTDRIVALVRQAKELGADLIKADPTDDISDYSKVIAVAGDVPVLVRGGGRVDDRTLLERTVAVLDQGASGIVYGRNVVQHPKPAGITAALMAVLHRGESVENALAIVEGSEG, encoded by the coding sequence ATGTCCCAGTTCCGGCTCAACAGGCTCTTCAATCCGAGTTCGGGCAGGGCGCTCGATGTGGCCGTCGACCATGGCTTCTTCGGAGAGCCGTCCTTCGTGCGTGGCATCGAGGACATGGATGCCGTCGTCGCGACCCTGGTGCGCGCCAACCCCGATGCGATTCAGCTCACGCTCGGGCAGGCCCGCATTTTGCAGTCGATCCCGGGGAAGCTGAAGCCCGCCCTGGTGCTGCGCACGGACGTGGCCAACGTCTACGGCAACCCGCTCGACGACCACATCTTCAGCCATCACGTCCCGCACGCGGTCGAGGAAGCCGTGAGGCTGGATGCTGTCGCGATCTGCGCGAACCTCATGGACCTCCCGGGCCGCGCGGAGATCCGCGAGGCGAACATCCTCAGCATCATGGCGCTGCGCGAGCAGGCGACACGATTCAACATGCCGCTCATGATCGAGCCGCTCGTCATGCAGGACAATGCGAAGGCCGGCGGCGGGTACATGGTCGATGGCGACACGGATCGGATCGTGGCGCTCGTGCGACAGGCGAAGGAACTCGGAGCCGACCTGATCAAGGCGGACCCGACCGATGACATCTCCGACTACTCGAAGGTCATCGCCGTCGCCGGCGACGTGCCGGTACTCGTCCGAGGGGGTGGACGCGTCGACGACCGCACCCTCCTCGAGCGGACGGTCGCGGTGCTGGACCAGGGGGCGAGCGGGATCGTGTACGGCAGGAATGTCGTGCAGCACCCGAAGCCGGCGGGGATCACGGCGGCCCTGATGGCGGTGCTCCATCGGGGCGAGAGCGTCGAGAACGCTCTCGCGATAGTGGAAGGAAGCGAAGGATGA
- a CDS encoding Gfo/Idh/MocA family protein: MSVPSVNIAIIGAGLMGREIASAIQRWPALIDHPVRPRVTAVCDIQPAALDWFDQIDTVTTKVTDYQDLLADPSIDVVYVAVRHDLHERIYSDVIAAGKSLLAEKPFGIDASAAAAILDAVVAHPESFVRCSSEMPFYPGAQMAINYVRSGALGTIVEARNSFLHASDVDVDKPIGWKRQNRFCGEAGVLNDLGLHTWHVPLRLGWEPEAVYGVLQNIVDQRPGPDGALVDCDTWDNAVLHSWTRHEGTRFPLITETKRIDPGQKNTWVFEAIGLDGGVRFSTKNPKSVEVFSVVDVPGSGKEQVWQQIDAGSQSVWPTVTGANFEFGFSDSILQMWAVFLAERDGSLGDRFGCVTPEEAVATHGIFAAAQLSHAEGRAIRPQGMRITG, from the coding sequence ATGAGCGTGCCCTCCGTCAACATCGCCATCATCGGCGCCGGCTTGATGGGCCGTGAGATCGCCTCGGCGATCCAACGCTGGCCGGCCCTGATCGATCACCCCGTCCGACCGCGCGTGACGGCGGTGTGCGACATCCAGCCCGCGGCTCTGGACTGGTTCGACCAGATCGACACGGTCACCACCAAGGTCACCGACTACCAGGACCTGCTCGCCGATCCGAGCATCGATGTCGTGTACGTCGCGGTGCGCCACGACCTCCACGAACGGATCTATTCGGACGTGATCGCGGCGGGCAAGAGTCTTCTCGCGGAGAAGCCGTTCGGGATCGACGCCTCGGCAGCCGCGGCGATCCTCGACGCCGTGGTCGCGCATCCGGAGAGCTTCGTGCGTTGCTCCAGCGAGATGCCGTTCTACCCCGGAGCGCAGATGGCGATCAACTACGTGCGCAGCGGCGCGCTCGGCACCATCGTGGAGGCGCGCAACAGCTTCCTGCACGCGAGCGACGTCGACGTCGACAAGCCGATCGGATGGAAGCGGCAGAACAGGTTCTGTGGCGAGGCGGGGGTGCTCAACGACCTGGGGCTGCACACCTGGCACGTTCCGCTGCGTCTCGGGTGGGAGCCGGAAGCGGTCTACGGCGTGCTGCAGAACATCGTCGACCAGCGACCAGGACCCGATGGCGCCCTGGTCGACTGCGACACCTGGGACAACGCGGTCCTGCACAGCTGGACGCGACACGAGGGCACCCGGTTCCCTCTGATCACCGAGACCAAGCGCATCGATCCCGGACAGAAGAACACCTGGGTCTTCGAGGCGATCGGCCTCGATGGGGGAGTGCGGTTCAGCACGAAGAACCCCAAGTCGGTGGAGGTCTTCTCGGTCGTCGACGTGCCCGGCTCCGGCAAGGAGCAGGTGTGGCAGCAGATCGATGCGGGAAGCCAGTCCGTCTGGCCCACCGTCACCGGCGCGAACTTCGAGTTCGGATTCTCCGACTCGATCCTGCAGATGTGGGCGGTTTTCCTCGCAGAACGCGACGGCAGCCTGGGCGACCGCTTCGGTTGCGTGACGCCGGAGGAGGCGGTGGCCACCCACGGCATCTTCGCCGCCGCTCAGCTCTCCCATGCGGAGGGGCGCGCGATTCGTCCCCAGGGCATGCGCATCACCGGGTGA
- a CDS encoding NosD domain-containing protein produces the protein MRKSTRAGGIAIAALAAITLAIGSSTAAYAGTEYFWDSPDNTETGSPLGTTATGNPIEWESAHSQFGGDTTTTLRLSAQQDANWTFLWTREDGDDSAYRMVPQFTIDQGYAAAIAMEVGFDTAYSHTQVAWPSGYWVSNDGMWQRPIDTTPATVGTHDLNTAGESVTIPANVDRVYLRLQLQGAPSSGVASVTDGDVSFTPVVLDDDDDISTLPTRNVVTLGADPTGVADATDIIQSAVDDGGTIFFPAGTYKITRTIELTKSYTELYGEAGSTIQVAAGSPVTAIKNSAAYGVWNLHHISIHDLRVANDPLNADPGNNLQFTQGISLIGVRDSSVHDVEVSDFQHDNVYIAHSRNVTVQDVDSQGARHGITVQGHYDGGRYGNWDISVDRIHTSDNWDTGVVIGFYNHRVSLTNSTIEGSWAHGIDIFNSEDITVRGNRVLNWNAPHGVGGTMLGQTVGIFVHPDWGVSTNPPTARIDITENEIRSDVVFPSGVTPNAIEITGNTEDVVVSQNVISGGHRGVYVREQTYDTYWVNRPDQTPAVGGDIPRDITISDNTVSGQSGTYLMLETTAAMPTLIEDNAFSGASTVGVTLTAPTASLIELTGNSFFGGGATSSTETTNATWTGNSYLSTPASPTVTTQPRDEVAAVGSIAVFTAGAVSSTAHTVQWQSRANSSASWADVSGASAAVLLVPVSSVPSGTQFRAVFDNASGTAASAAATLTRG, from the coding sequence ATGAGAAAGTCCACACGCGCAGGAGGGATCGCGATCGCGGCACTGGCCGCCATCACACTCGCGATCGGCTCCTCGACAGCCGCCTATGCCGGCACGGAGTATTTCTGGGACAGCCCGGACAACACCGAGACCGGCTCCCCTCTGGGAACCACCGCGACCGGCAATCCCATCGAATGGGAGTCGGCGCACTCCCAGTTCGGCGGAGACACGACCACCACTCTCCGCCTCAGCGCGCAGCAGGACGCGAACTGGACCTTCCTGTGGACACGCGAAGACGGCGATGACTCCGCCTACCGCATGGTGCCGCAGTTCACGATCGACCAGGGATACGCAGCCGCCATCGCCATGGAGGTCGGATTCGACACGGCCTACAGCCACACGCAGGTCGCCTGGCCTTCCGGCTACTGGGTGTCGAACGACGGAATGTGGCAGCGGCCGATCGACACCACCCCCGCGACGGTCGGAACGCACGATCTCAACACTGCCGGCGAGAGCGTCACCATCCCCGCCAACGTCGACCGGGTCTACCTGCGCCTTCAGCTGCAGGGCGCGCCCTCGTCGGGGGTCGCCAGCGTGACGGACGGAGATGTCTCGTTCACGCCCGTGGTCCTCGATGACGACGACGACATCAGCACGCTCCCGACCCGCAACGTCGTCACACTCGGGGCCGATCCCACCGGTGTCGCGGACGCCACGGACATCATCCAGTCCGCAGTCGACGACGGCGGCACGATCTTCTTCCCCGCGGGCACGTACAAGATCACGCGCACGATCGAGCTGACGAAGTCGTACACCGAGCTCTACGGGGAGGCCGGAAGCACGATTCAGGTGGCCGCGGGCTCACCGGTGACGGCCATCAAGAACTCCGCCGCCTACGGCGTGTGGAACCTGCACCACATCAGCATCCACGATCTGCGGGTCGCCAACGATCCACTGAACGCCGACCCAGGCAACAACCTGCAGTTCACGCAGGGCATCTCGCTCATCGGCGTTCGGGACTCGTCTGTTCACGACGTAGAGGTCTCGGACTTCCAGCACGACAACGTCTACATCGCGCACAGTCGGAACGTCACCGTGCAGGATGTCGACTCGCAGGGCGCGCGCCACGGGATCACTGTGCAGGGCCACTACGACGGGGGCCGATACGGCAACTGGGACATCTCGGTCGACCGGATCCACACCAGCGACAACTGGGACACCGGAGTCGTGATCGGCTTCTACAACCACCGCGTCTCTCTGACGAACTCCACGATCGAGGGCAGCTGGGCGCACGGCATCGACATCTTCAACTCGGAAGACATCACGGTCCGCGGCAACCGCGTGCTGAACTGGAATGCTCCCCACGGAGTCGGAGGAACGATGCTCGGGCAGACGGTCGGGATCTTCGTGCACCCGGACTGGGGCGTCTCGACGAACCCGCCGACAGCGCGGATCGACATCACCGAGAACGAGATCCGATCCGACGTCGTGTTCCCGAGCGGAGTGACGCCGAATGCGATCGAGATCACCGGCAACACCGAAGATGTCGTGGTGAGCCAGAACGTGATCTCCGGCGGTCATCGAGGCGTCTACGTGCGCGAGCAGACCTACGACACATACTGGGTCAACCGTCCCGACCAGACGCCGGCCGTCGGCGGGGACATCCCCCGGGACATCACGATCTCCGACAACACGGTCTCCGGGCAGAGCGGCACCTACCTGATGCTCGAGACGACGGCGGCGATGCCGACCTTGATCGAAGACAACGCGTTCTCCGGCGCGAGCACGGTCGGCGTCACGCTGACCGCACCGACGGCGTCGTTGATCGAGTTGACGGGCAACAGCTTCTTCGGGGGTGGCGCCACCTCGTCGACCGAGACGACGAACGCCACGTGGACGGGTAACTCGTACCTGTCGACCCCCGCGTCGCCCACCGTCACCACTCAGCCGCGGGATGAGGTGGCCGCCGTCGGCTCCATCGCCGTGTTCACGGCGGGTGCGGTGAGCTCCACGGCACACACCGTGCAGTGGCAGAGCCGCGCGAACTCGTCGGCGAGCTGGGCCGACGTATCGGGCGCATCGGCAGCGGTCCTGCTGGTGCCCGTCTCATCGGTACCGTCAGGCACCCAGTTCCGCGCCGTGTTCGACAACGCGTCGGGCACTGCAGCCTCCGCGGCGGCGACGCTGACCCGGGGCTAG